Proteins encoded in a region of the Triplophysa dalaica isolate WHDGS20190420 chromosome 10, ASM1584641v1, whole genome shotgun sequence genome:
- the LOC130429662 gene encoding SLAM family member 9-like isoform X1, which yields MTRFALFLCLCSIASRNAKGVFGVDADEVKSVSVMEGDSVTLHTDLTRIQTDDLIQWKFAPQGRLIAELYNQVVVYFRDGLKLDGQTGSLNITNITSIDSGVYKLHISRHKGTSYKRFNVNVYAHLPFPVISRVSNCSVSCSVMNVTHVSLSWYKGNSLLSSISVSDLNIRLSLPLEVKYQDTNTYRCVISNPITNHTQHLNITEICGSSSDLRRSLYPAALITGLMLLVIM from the exons ATGACTCGCTTCGCAttgtttctctgtttgtgttcaaTTGCATCAAGAAATGCAAAAG gtgtgtttggtgttgatgcagatgaagtgaagtcagtgtcagtgatggagggagattctgtcactcttcACACTGATCTTACTCGCATACAGACAGATGATTTGATACAGTGGAAGTTCGCTCCCCAAGGGCGTCTTATAGCTGAATTATATAACCAGGTTGTTGTATACTTTAGAGACGGACTGAAGCTGGACggtcagactggatctctcaacatcacaaacatcacgAGCATAGACTCTGGAGTTTATAAACTACACATCAGCAGACACAAAGGAACTTCATACAAGAGATTCAATGTTAACGTCTATG CGCATCTTCCTTTTCCTGTCATCAGCAGAGTCTCAAACTGTTCTGTGtcgtgttcagtgatgaatgtgacacatgtgagtctctcctggtacaaaggaaacagtttattgtccagcatcagtgtgtctgatcttaacatcagactctctctacctctggaggtgaaatatcaggatacaaacacatacagatgtgtcatcaGCAATCCCAttacaaaccacacacaacatcttaaCATCACTGAGATCTGTGGGTCATCTTCAG atcTGAGGCGATCTTTGTACCCCGCTGCACTGATAACAGGCCTGATGCTGTTGGTCATAATGTGA
- the LOC130430281 gene encoding natural killer cell receptor 2B4-like, which yields MFAFIFMCMPIVNGVFGANADEVKSVSVMEGHSVTLQTHLNDMQTYDFIKWMYEPKESLIAEFNIRANLTSIRDTYDERFGDKLQLDNQTGSLTITNMSIRNAGLYKLTIHSSKETSYKKISVTVYAHLPVPVIIRDSSQCSSSSERSSKCVLLCSVMNVTHVSLSWYKGNSLLSSISVSDLNIRLSLPLEVEYHDTNTYRCVVNNPITNHTQHLDVNELCQSCSELRKFRWAIFEVVIAATAWLLIILCIAAGVVYFSCKEKEEYGKSNEADICLDSTE from the exons atgtttgctttcattttcatgtgtatgCCAATCGTCAATG GTGTGTTTGGTGCTaatgcagatgaagtgaagtcagtgtcagtgatggagggacattctgtCACTCTACAAACTCATCTTAATGACATGCAGACATATGATTTTATAAAGTGGATGTACGAACCTAAAGAATCTCTTATAGCTGAATTTAATATACGGGCCAATTTGACTTCTATACGTGATACTTATGACGAGAGATTCGGAGACAAACTACAGTTGGACAATCAAACTGGTTCTCTCACGATCACAAACATGAGTATCAGAAAtgctggactttataaactaactATTCACAGCAGCAAAGAAACCTCATACAAGAAAATAAGTGTGACTGTCTATG CTCAtctgcctgttcctgtcatcatcagagactcttctcaatgttcttcatcatcagaaagatcttcaaaatgtgtgttgttgtgttcagtgatgaatgtgacacatgtgagtctctcctggtacaaaggaaacagtttattgtccagcatcagtgtgtctgatctcaacatcagactctctctacctctggaggtggaatatcacgatacaaacacatacagatgtgtggtgaacaatcccatcacaaaccacacacaacatctagACGTCAATGAACTCTGTCAGTCATGTTCAG AACTCCGGAAATTCAGATGGGCAATATTTGAAGTTGTTATTGCTGCAACTGCATGGCTGTTGATAATCTTATGTATAGCTGCTGGTGTGGTTTACTTCAGCTGCAAAGAAAAAGAGGAATATGGAAAaa GTAATGAAGCGGACATCTGTCTAGACTCCACTGAATGA
- the LOC130429662 gene encoding SLAM family member 9-like isoform X2 produces MEGDSVTLHTDLTRIQTDDLIQWKFAPQGRLIAELYNQVVVYFRDGLKLDGQTGSLNITNITSIDSGVYKLHISRHKGTSYKRFNVNVYAHLPFPVISRVSNCSVSCSVMNVTHVSLSWYKGNSLLSSISVSDLNIRLSLPLEVKYQDTNTYRCVISNPITNHTQHLNITEICGSSSDLRRSLYPAALITGLMLLVIM; encoded by the exons atggagggagattctgtcactcttcACACTGATCTTACTCGCATACAGACAGATGATTTGATACAGTGGAAGTTCGCTCCCCAAGGGCGTCTTATAGCTGAATTATATAACCAGGTTGTTGTATACTTTAGAGACGGACTGAAGCTGGACggtcagactggatctctcaacatcacaaacatcacgAGCATAGACTCTGGAGTTTATAAACTACACATCAGCAGACACAAAGGAACTTCATACAAGAGATTCAATGTTAACGTCTATG CGCATCTTCCTTTTCCTGTCATCAGCAGAGTCTCAAACTGTTCTGTGtcgtgttcagtgatgaatgtgacacatgtgagtctctcctggtacaaaggaaacagtttattgtccagcatcagtgtgtctgatcttaacatcagactctctctacctctggaggtgaaatatcaggatacaaacacatacagatgtgtcatcaGCAATCCCAttacaaaccacacacaacatcttaaCATCACTGAGATCTGTGGGTCATCTTCAG atcTGAGGCGATCTTTGTACCCCGCTGCACTGATAACAGGCCTGATGCTGTTGGTCATAATGTGA